A window of Terriglobales bacterium contains these coding sequences:
- a CDS encoding outer membrane lipoprotein-sorting protein — MKRNFLVQVCLLLAMGALAFGQGAQLQKVLSAMDQQAATFKNAQADFVWDQYTKVVDDHDMQEGTIYFRRQSKTDVQMAADIRKPAGKQVLFADGKVRLYEPKIDQVTEYDAGKSKADFESFLVLGFGGAGRDLAKSFDVKYAGTEQVQGINAAKLELTPKSQRVRGMFVKIILWIDPARGVSVQQQFFDADGNYRLAKYSNIKMNEKLSDEQFKLKTTSKTKTIRPNG, encoded by the coding sequence ATGAAGCGTAATTTTCTAGTTCAGGTCTGCCTGTTGCTGGCGATGGGAGCTTTGGCTTTTGGCCAAGGTGCCCAACTGCAAAAAGTGCTGAGCGCCATGGACCAACAGGCGGCCACATTTAAGAACGCCCAGGCGGACTTCGTCTGGGACCAGTACACGAAGGTCGTCGACGACCACGACATGCAGGAAGGGACGATCTACTTCCGGCGACAGTCGAAGACCGACGTGCAGATGGCGGCGGACATCCGCAAGCCCGCGGGCAAGCAGGTGCTGTTTGCCGACGGCAAGGTTCGGCTATACGAACCCAAGATCGACCAGGTCACCGAATACGATGCCGGCAAGAGCAAGGCCGATTTCGAAAGCTTCCTGGTGCTCGGCTTCGGCGGGGCAGGGCGTGATCTGGCGAAGTCATTTGACGTGAAATATGCGGGGACAGAGCAGGTGCAGGGAATCAATGCGGCAAAGCTGGAGTTGACCCCGAAGTCGCAACGCGTTCGTGGCATGTTCGTGAAGATCATTTTGTGGATCGATCCAGCCCGGGGCGTGTCGGTGCAGCAGCAATTCTTCGACGCAGACGGGAACTACCGCCTGGCCAAGTACTCGAACATCAAGATGAATGAAAAGCTCAGTGATGAGCAGTTCAAACTGAAGACTACGTCGAAGACAAAGACGATTCGGCCAAACGGATAA
- a CDS encoding Sapep family Mn(2+)-dependent dipeptidase, whose product MMIRFLVAALLVSSALLNAQQKVTADSLRAIYKDQLSQHMVPMLSEAVRFQTVKGNVEARQQQQAWLRKTGENLGFTVRDAGLVTEIELPGPAGAPVLGLMVHGDLQPADPKEWTYPPFEATVKDGVIYGRGTADDKGPLVQALLAMKALQISGVSRTHTILLLVGSDEESDNQDVAEYLKSHKAPDLTLVLDSAFPVVVGEKAWAEFSQTADDPYRVRSAANAPFALTKLTAGLATSIVPSRADATLRWISDSQDGLTQAVADLSRTKTGDGFRYNVERTGNEVQITVYGRAAHSGMNLEGGRNALVFLANMLNGKLAKSGAADLLAFARLAGSDLHGKALGIAQSDPIWGGEDVNVATIKATEDGKLKQAINVRHIPPMTVADLRAKLEKKLADFNASTGASLEADGWYDDTVLSFDMNSKLVKRLMADYQRATGERIKPAVSGGGTYAKRLPNSIAFGMWFPGKPYPGHDVDERVPTADLHRGVSVLLEALLDLSTGPKMDKPLEP is encoded by the coding sequence ATGATGATTCGTTTCCTCGTGGCTGCACTACTGGTTTCTTCCGCTCTTCTCAACGCTCAACAGAAAGTAACAGCCGATTCGCTGCGTGCCATCTACAAGGATCAGTTGTCTCAACACATGGTGCCCATGCTGTCTGAGGCCGTCCGCTTCCAAACCGTGAAGGGCAATGTTGAAGCCCGACAGCAACAGCAGGCCTGGCTGCGCAAAACGGGAGAGAACCTGGGCTTCACCGTTCGTGACGCCGGACTTGTCACTGAAATCGAATTGCCCGGTCCTGCCGGTGCGCCCGTCCTGGGTTTGATGGTGCATGGCGATTTGCAGCCTGCCGATCCGAAAGAGTGGACCTATCCTCCGTTCGAAGCGACCGTGAAGGATGGAGTCATTTACGGCCGTGGCACTGCCGACGATAAAGGACCGCTTGTGCAGGCGCTGCTCGCGATGAAGGCGCTACAGATAAGCGGCGTTTCCCGTACGCATACAATTCTGCTTCTAGTCGGCAGCGACGAGGAGAGCGACAACCAAGACGTTGCCGAGTATTTGAAGTCGCACAAAGCTCCGGACCTCACTTTGGTTCTCGACTCGGCGTTCCCCGTGGTAGTCGGAGAGAAAGCCTGGGCGGAGTTCTCGCAGACCGCAGACGATCCCTATCGCGTTCGGTCGGCGGCCAATGCTCCATTTGCGCTTACGAAACTGACCGCCGGGCTCGCCACCAGCATCGTGCCCAGTCGTGCCGACGCTACTTTGAGGTGGATCTCGGATTCGCAAGATGGTCTAACGCAGGCTGTCGCTGACCTGAGCCGCACGAAAACCGGCGATGGATTTCGGTACAACGTCGAGCGCACCGGGAACGAAGTTCAGATCACCGTTTACGGCCGCGCTGCGCATTCCGGCATGAACCTTGAAGGTGGAAGGAACGCACTCGTGTTTCTCGCCAACATGCTGAATGGCAAACTGGCGAAGTCGGGTGCCGCTGATCTTCTCGCGTTCGCGCGACTCGCCGGCTCCGACCTTCACGGCAAAGCACTGGGAATCGCGCAGTCAGACCCGATCTGGGGCGGCGAAGACGTAAATGTCGCAACCATCAAAGCAACCGAGGACGGCAAGCTCAAGCAGGCGATCAACGTTCGCCATATCCCGCCGATGACGGTTGCAGACCTCCGCGCGAAACTTGAAAAGAAACTAGCCGACTTCAACGCGTCAACCGGAGCAAGCCTGGAAGCTGATGGCTGGTATGACGACACGGTGCTCAGCTTCGATATGAATTCGAAGTTGGTGAAGCGCCTCATGGCCGATTACCAACGCGCCACGGGCGAGCGGATCAAGCCTGCCGTTTCAGGCGGCGGTACCTACGCCAAACGGCTGCCCAACTCCATCGCCTTTGGCATGTGGTTCCCCGGCAAGCCGTATCCCGGTCACGATGTAGACGAGCGAGTTCCCACTGCCGACTTACATCGCGGCGTCAGCGTTTTGCTGGAGGCCTTGTTGGATTTATCTACGGGCCCGAAAATGGACAAACCGCTGGAGCCCTAA
- a CDS encoding glycosyltransferase family 39 protein, which yields MGTLAAIAFRLLFFFKFRMITYDSFVYGDIAKNWLQHGIYGLDQPPDPTFVRLPGYPMFIAALWSIVGVEHYNAILLVQIAVDVLTCFVIADLARRLASQTAAKVAFVLTALCPFFANYTSAALTETLAILFAAAAFDAAVAALEAPTKKIRWVICGLALAAGILLRPDGGMLLMVIAAYSFVIAIRRRQRTIFVGAVLAAFIALAPLIPWTVRNWRVFHVFQPLTTTTASMPWEFVPHGFHRWTRTWIADYSSVEDIWFKVDGEPISVGDLPRRAIDDETQHIQTENLFAAYAENGNAISPELDTQFNLLAELRIRSHPLRYYVGLPLLRAADLWLRPRTEMLPIDSHWWMLRQDDPPQFRWAILLAAINIGYILLALRALLRNAIPYFMLFVSFMLLRTAFLAWMPNPEPRYVLECYPAIIALAACGLVSAIRPNSTTKFHRNHAIANQ from the coding sequence GTGGGAACCCTTGCCGCCATCGCCTTTCGGTTGCTGTTCTTCTTCAAGTTTCGGATGATCACCTACGATTCCTTTGTCTACGGTGATATCGCCAAAAACTGGCTCCAGCACGGCATTTACGGACTCGACCAGCCACCTGACCCGACGTTTGTTCGTCTGCCCGGCTACCCGATGTTCATTGCCGCGTTGTGGTCGATCGTCGGCGTGGAGCACTACAACGCTATTCTTCTTGTTCAGATCGCAGTCGATGTTCTTACCTGCTTCGTCATTGCCGATCTAGCTCGCCGGCTTGCGTCGCAGACCGCGGCGAAGGTGGCGTTCGTCCTGACGGCCTTGTGCCCCTTTTTTGCGAACTACACCTCTGCGGCACTCACGGAAACGCTTGCCATCCTCTTCGCAGCGGCTGCATTCGATGCTGCAGTTGCGGCCTTGGAGGCTCCAACCAAGAAAATTCGCTGGGTTATCTGCGGACTGGCCCTGGCAGCGGGGATTCTGCTTCGTCCGGACGGTGGCATGTTGCTGATGGTGATCGCCGCATATAGCTTCGTGATTGCGATCAGGCGCCGTCAGCGGACCATTTTCGTTGGAGCCGTACTTGCGGCATTCATCGCGCTCGCCCCATTAATTCCTTGGACCGTCCGTAACTGGCGGGTATTTCACGTCTTCCAGCCCCTGACTACCACGACTGCGAGCATGCCGTGGGAGTTTGTGCCGCACGGATTCCATCGCTGGACCCGCACCTGGATTGCCGATTACTCCTCGGTGGAAGATATCTGGTTCAAGGTGGATGGCGAACCAATCTCGGTTGGCGATCTTCCGCGGCGAGCTATCGACGACGAAACCCAGCACATTCAGACAGAAAATCTTTTCGCAGCCTACGCGGAAAACGGGAACGCCATCTCTCCCGAACTCGACACGCAATTCAACCTGCTTGCCGAACTACGCATTCGCTCTCATCCACTGCGTTATTACGTCGGACTCCCACTTCTGCGCGCAGCCGATCTATGGCTCCGTCCTCGCACCGAAATGCTCCCCATCGATTCTCATTGGTGGATGCTGCGGCAGGATGATCCACCGCAATTCCGATGGGCGATACTGCTGGCAGCGATCAACATTGGCTACATTCTTCTAGCGCTTAGGGCCTTGCTGCGTAATGCCATTCCTTACTTCATGCTGTTCGTCTCGTTTATGCTGCTCCGCACGGCCTTCCTGGCGTGGATGCCGAATCCTGAACCAAGGTATGTGCTCGAATGTTATCCCGCCATCATCGCGCTTGCCGCGTGCGGTCTAGTCTCCGCGATTCGTCCCAACAGCACGACAAAATTCCATCGTAATCATGCAATTGCGAATCAATAA
- a CDS encoding glycosyltransferase, producing the protein MSAKPVFYDPQRRRWRRLRRAFDALAVLLTLVVIFFAYSVLKDADLPSLSFANQKKAYRPLKEKERRHTHVRPVGRRKTAKPASQVALNTGDPIRAAFYVTWDAGSFASLKEYVHLIDILYPEWLHVTGSDGRLQAVTELNKMFDVMQGGRVQPVDTKVMPLITFEKAATEVMPLVNNFDPTTNEWKDITNLLKDPAARQNFRQQLGTFLASDKYKGINLDFESIPTQDQAYYRTFVKELHDDLKSRGMKLHISVPVADRDYDFRFLSANSDGLVLMNYDEHFGGGDPGPIASQEWFTKNLVSAVKEIPREKLICAVGSYGYDWEIGAKSAKPPERSVQEAWLTAAESESSIAFDEDTLNPHFSYLDDDNKRHDVWFLDGVTVLNQMRAARDLGITTFALWRLGSEDRSLWSIWDFPSEPNSEDKLKVLLPGQDVDMEGEGEILHIASAPQDGERSLKVDPATGLVVSQSIVKFPAPYVINQYGASPNKIAITFDDGPDPQWTPKILDVLKQKNVKATFFLIGVEAQNFSSIAERVYREGHEIGNHTFTHPDISNISRRYMDVELNLTEMLFASRFGVRSLLFRPPYSIDQEPDTADQVRPLEVTQGKHLITIGDKLDPNDWQDNPRRSAQQIAQYVFNNLPPCNGKVGCGNILLLHDGGGDRSETVKALPLIIDGLRARGYEPVPVSDLIGKTRAEVMPPLATSKERWIAHVDLLGFKLMGMVTGFIVIVFYIGDILMSARLLLVGSLAIFDRVRGSRSDRKPKPEFTPPVAVLIPAFNEEKVIERTVRAVLMSHYPNFRVIVIDDGSKDRTYEVAKTAFAKEITAGKVLVLTKPNAGKAEALNHALTFVTEEIFVGIDADTVIAREAIARLVPHFLDTRIAAVAGNAKVGNRVNLWTRWQALEYITSQNFERRALNALGAVSVVPGAIGAWRTAVVKQAGGYHTDTVAEDGDLTMALLESGYRVVYEDRAIAWTEAPSNANGLMRQRFRWSFGILQAVYKHRSAFARRGVLGWVAIPNIVIFQILLPIVSPFIDLMFVVGLINYGLNKYFHPLTANPADLQKLVLFFATFMVIDFIASTIAFLLERREPNAKENGWLLAHVWLQRFAYRQLFSLVLIKTLKRAMEGGAFAWDKLERTASMSHAKIGA; encoded by the coding sequence ATGAGCGCGAAGCCAGTCTTCTACGATCCGCAGCGTCGCCGGTGGCGCCGGCTGCGCAGGGCTTTCGATGCGCTGGCGGTCCTGTTGACGCTAGTGGTCATCTTCTTTGCTTATTCCGTTCTCAAAGATGCCGATCTTCCAAGCCTCAGTTTCGCCAATCAAAAGAAGGCCTACCGACCGCTGAAAGAGAAAGAGCGGCGCCACACGCATGTGCGTCCGGTCGGCCGACGCAAAACAGCGAAACCTGCATCGCAGGTCGCCCTCAACACCGGAGACCCAATTCGAGCGGCGTTTTACGTGACATGGGATGCGGGTAGCTTCGCCTCGTTAAAAGAGTACGTTCACCTCATCGACATCCTCTATCCGGAGTGGCTGCACGTGACCGGGAGCGATGGCCGTTTGCAGGCCGTCACCGAGTTGAACAAGATGTTCGACGTCATGCAGGGCGGACGAGTGCAGCCGGTGGACACCAAGGTTATGCCACTCATCACCTTCGAAAAGGCCGCGACCGAAGTCATGCCGCTGGTGAACAACTTCGATCCGACAACGAATGAGTGGAAGGACATTACCAACCTGCTGAAGGATCCGGCAGCGCGGCAGAATTTTCGCCAGCAACTGGGCACATTTCTTGCCAGCGATAAATACAAGGGGATCAATCTTGATTTCGAGAGTATCCCCACTCAAGACCAGGCTTATTACCGCACGTTCGTAAAAGAGCTGCACGACGACCTGAAAAGCCGCGGGATGAAACTACACATCAGCGTCCCCGTGGCAGATCGCGATTACGACTTCCGCTTCCTTTCTGCGAATTCCGACGGCCTTGTGCTGATGAATTACGACGAACACTTCGGCGGAGGCGATCCCGGGCCGATTGCGTCACAGGAATGGTTCACGAAAAACCTGGTAAGCGCGGTGAAAGAGATTCCCCGGGAAAAACTGATCTGCGCGGTTGGCAGCTACGGCTATGACTGGGAGATCGGCGCCAAGAGCGCAAAGCCTCCGGAAAGGTCCGTGCAGGAGGCTTGGCTTACCGCGGCGGAATCGGAATCAAGCATTGCATTTGACGAAGACACCTTAAATCCGCACTTCTCGTATCTCGACGACGACAACAAGCGTCACGATGTCTGGTTCCTGGATGGCGTTACCGTATTGAACCAGATGAGGGCGGCACGTGATCTCGGAATCACCACGTTTGCGTTGTGGCGGTTGGGATCCGAAGACAGGTCGTTGTGGTCGATCTGGGACTTCCCATCGGAACCGAATTCGGAGGACAAGCTCAAAGTATTGTTGCCCGGCCAGGATGTCGATATGGAGGGGGAAGGGGAGATCCTTCACATTGCCAGCGCTCCGCAAGATGGCGAGCGAAGCCTGAAAGTGGACCCGGCGACTGGGCTGGTCGTTTCTCAATCCATTGTGAAGTTTCCGGCGCCGTACGTAATCAACCAGTACGGTGCATCGCCGAATAAGATCGCGATCACATTCGACGACGGCCCCGATCCGCAATGGACGCCGAAGATTCTTGATGTATTGAAGCAAAAGAACGTAAAGGCGACATTTTTCCTGATCGGCGTCGAAGCGCAGAACTTCTCCTCGATTGCTGAACGCGTTTATCGCGAAGGACACGAGATCGGGAATCACACCTTTACGCATCCGGACATCTCGAACATCTCACGCCGCTACATGGACGTGGAACTGAACCTGACCGAGATGCTGTTTGCGAGCCGCTTCGGCGTGAGAAGTCTGCTGTTCCGTCCGCCCTACTCGATCGATCAGGAGCCGGACACCGCGGACCAGGTGCGTCCTCTTGAAGTCACGCAGGGCAAGCACCTGATTACCATCGGCGACAAACTGGATCCGAATGACTGGCAGGACAATCCGCGCCGCTCAGCTCAGCAGATCGCGCAGTACGTCTTCAATAACCTCCCGCCATGCAACGGAAAGGTCGGTTGCGGAAACATCCTGTTACTGCACGACGGCGGGGGTGACCGGTCTGAGACCGTCAAGGCTCTTCCGCTGATCATCGATGGATTGCGGGCGCGAGGATACGAACCCGTGCCAGTTTCGGACTTAATCGGCAAAACACGCGCTGAGGTGATGCCGCCGCTGGCTACGAGCAAGGAGCGCTGGATCGCTCACGTGGACCTGCTCGGGTTCAAACTCATGGGCATGGTCACGGGCTTTATCGTGATCGTCTTCTATATCGGGGACATCTTGATGAGCGCACGCCTCCTGCTCGTGGGCTCGCTGGCGATCTTCGACCGCGTTCGCGGAAGCAGGTCCGACAGGAAGCCTAAGCCGGAGTTCACTCCTCCAGTTGCTGTTCTCATTCCCGCGTTCAACGAGGAAAAGGTCATTGAAAGGACTGTACGTGCCGTCCTGATGTCGCATTACCCGAACTTCCGGGTGATCGTTATCGACGATGGCTCCAAGGACCGTACATACGAAGTGGCGAAGACAGCGTTCGCAAAAGAGATTACGGCCGGAAAAGTTTTGGTCCTGACCAAGCCGAATGCCGGTAAAGCGGAAGCGCTCAATCACGCGCTGACGTTCGTGACCGAAGAAATCTTCGTTGGCATAGATGCCGACACCGTAATCGCTCGAGAGGCGATTGCCCGCTTAGTCCCGCACTTCCTCGACACGAGAATTGCTGCCGTGGCAGGGAACGCGAAGGTCGGAAATCGGGTCAACCTGTGGACTCGTTGGCAAGCCCTGGAATACATCACCAGCCAGAACTTCGAGCGTCGGGCACTCAACGCGTTGGGAGCAGTCAGTGTAGTCCCGGGCGCGATCGGCGCCTGGCGAACGGCCGTCGTGAAGCAGGCTGGTGGCTACCACACCGATACGGTCGCCGAAGATGGCGATCTCACCATGGCGCTCCTGGAGAGCGGATATCGAGTGGTGTACGAAGACCGGGCCATTGCTTGGACCGAGGCTCCCAGCAACGCGAATGGGCTCATGCGGCAAAGGTTTCGGTGGTCGTTCGGGATCCTGCAGGCGGTTTACAAGCACCGCAGCGCGTTTGCGCGCCGGGGCGTTCTTGGTTGGGTAGCGATCCCGAACATAGTGATCTTCCAGATCCTGTTGCCGATCGTGTCCCCGTTCATTGACCTCATGTTTGTGGTCGGCCTCATTAACTACGGTTTGAACAAATACTTCCATCCGCTGACGGCAAATCCGGCCGACCTGCAGAAATTGGTGCTGTTCTTCGCTACGTTCATGGTGATCGATTTCATTGCCAGTACGATTGCGTTCTTGCTCGAACGGCGCGAGCCGAATGCCAAAGAGAATGGCTGGCTGCTGGCTCACGTCTGGTTGCAGCGCTTCGCCTATCGGCAGTTGTTCTCGCTGGTGCTGATCAAGACCCTGAAACGCGCGATGGAAGGTGGAGCTTTCGCATGGGACAAACTGGAACGCACGGCGTCAATGTCTCATGCCAAGATTGGTGCGTGA
- a CDS encoding carboxypeptidase-like regulatory domain-containing protein, translating into MLQVSRATRLATFLGLALLLILCSSTYLFAQASLGGITGIVRDTSGAVIANAKVTLINDATGDKIETKTTPEGNFSFVQLNPANYTIKVEAPNFRTGVFTQVKVDAGRVYSMTTQLEVGAASESVEVVAGTEIVNTVTTDVSNTVQAQQMADLPLLGRNPLNLIALQAGVVGNARTATTINGGRPAWTNTTQDGVSINDNYIRTNAVDFVPNRPSADQVAEFTVTTNNQSAESFGGASQVKLTTKSGTNDFHGGAYYFNRNSDLAANSWTNNLAGNKKGFLNRNQFGANGGGAVIKNRLFYYGYYEGLRQRSAATSGSGSGNVVPKNPISSPASIGTWMLQACSAALTC; encoded by the coding sequence ATGCTTCAGGTTTCAAGAGCAACAAGGCTCGCCACTTTCCTTGGCCTCGCCCTGCTACTGATCCTGTGCAGTTCGACCTATCTTTTCGCACAGGCAAGCTTGGGCGGCATTACGGGTATCGTCCGTGATACTTCGGGTGCAGTGATCGCTAACGCCAAGGTAACCCTCATCAACGATGCCACTGGGGACAAGATCGAGACCAAGACGACTCCCGAGGGCAACTTCTCCTTCGTTCAATTGAATCCCGCCAACTACACGATCAAGGTAGAGGCGCCTAACTTCCGCACAGGCGTGTTTACGCAAGTCAAGGTAGACGCTGGCCGCGTCTATTCGATGACCACGCAACTGGAAGTCGGTGCAGCCAGCGAATCGGTAGAAGTCGTGGCTGGAACGGAGATCGTGAACACGGTCACGACAGACGTGTCCAACACCGTTCAGGCGCAACAGATGGCGGATCTGCCGCTCCTCGGCAGGAACCCGTTGAACCTCATTGCTCTTCAAGCAGGTGTCGTGGGCAATGCCCGTACGGCGACCACGATCAACGGCGGACGCCCAGCGTGGACGAATACCACCCAGGACGGCGTCAGCATCAACGACAACTACATCCGTACGAATGCGGTTGATTTCGTTCCGAACCGTCCGAGCGCGGACCAGGTGGCGGAATTCACGGTCACAACCAACAACCAGAGCGCTGAGAGTTTCGGTGGCGCATCTCAGGTAAAACTGACCACAAAGTCAGGTACGAACGACTTTCATGGTGGCGCATATTACTTCAACCGCAATTCTGATCTTGCCGCAAACTCCTGGACCAACAACTTGGCGGGGAACAAAAAGGGTTTCCTGAACCGTAACCAATTTGGAGCGAACGGCGGCGGCGCCGTCATTAAAAACCGTTTGTTCTACTACGGTTATTACGAAGGGCTGCGTCAGCGTTCGGCTGCCACGTCCGGTAGCGGTTCCGGCAACGTAGTCCCTAAGAACCCGATTTCTTCACCGGCGTCTATCGGTACCTGGATGCTTCAGGCGTGCAGCGCAGCATTAACGTGCTGA
- a CDS encoding TonB-dependent receptor, with protein sequence MQRSINVLNPGGTLLNLPIDAKVKGLFIDRYTGPMASPNTPVGTNLNIARAIYNQGNATTRNQWGYRLDFELNKDHHFEYVMQRSKEVTDRTDLDVVNVKNQNPQDGIARFYVGAWRWTISNTMQNEVRAGINDTEANFKNTEDYGNITFANLPMGITDPRANQGAGVSDYFGQGALLPQGRATETRQWGDILSWVRGNHNMKFGGALQQIRITPYNYRGLYPVLAFGFNGAPATGYNMVAADFPGGVQSNTSITEANQLRSFLSGYVQTVDQRFQVQSTDSGFVPGYPNIRNVILNNWSFFGTDTWRLRPNFTLTAGLRWDYYSPLSERDNLQLTPIPGSGQTMQQALVDPTTQVGFVSGQYWNKDLNNFAPNVGIAWDPWGNGKTSIRAGYTLAFITEDNVRFGQGTLDGNAGLQSDGELVNQFFTASGTLPTPSVTYKVPRTLADQLALSPSGTVSGINPDTRNPYVHEIQFGITREVGLNTAIEVRYVGTLGRELNRSINLNQLDISRSSAFIADYNRARNNYFNCSGTLNATTTSCAAAQPLQLLNTASWGSLTSTTVINAVRDRAIADLANFYIASASAAVRANARATFLPNSGIYEALYGYNGSTTDYHSMQMEARRRFTSGFGAQLNYTFSKLLSDALGTGQTRQDVFLDNARPYLDRGRSEYDIRHDIKANFTYELPFGHGKRFGFANGILDRLISGYQFAGIIKWQSGFPLTIASNRGTFNRAGRSSGNNTANSTLTVDQIKDLFGIYRKGNSFYYIDPGVLNPSGSLANTAVGSETLAGGNTAGFATQKFFNPDPLQVGTLPLRGFDGPGIFNMDASLLKRTRITERFTNELRIDLFNFFNHSTYYLSGTAQSINSSSFMRLSDYQGPRIIQLGARLTF encoded by the coding sequence GTGCAGCGCAGCATTAACGTGCTGAATCCGGGCGGCACGCTTTTGAACCTGCCCATCGATGCGAAGGTGAAAGGCCTCTTCATCGACCGGTATACGGGACCGATGGCGAGTCCGAATACGCCGGTCGGCACGAACCTCAATATTGCCCGCGCCATCTACAACCAGGGCAATGCCACAACTCGTAACCAGTGGGGCTACCGACTGGACTTCGAGTTGAACAAAGACCATCACTTCGAATACGTGATGCAGCGGTCGAAGGAAGTCACCGACCGTACCGATCTCGACGTCGTCAACGTGAAGAACCAGAACCCTCAAGACGGTATCGCCCGCTTCTACGTTGGCGCATGGCGCTGGACCATCTCCAATACCATGCAGAACGAAGTGCGTGCCGGTATCAACGACACGGAAGCCAACTTCAAAAACACGGAAGATTACGGGAACATCACGTTTGCCAACCTGCCGATGGGTATCACCGACCCCCGTGCCAACCAGGGTGCCGGTGTAAGCGACTACTTTGGACAGGGCGCTCTGCTGCCGCAAGGCCGCGCAACGGAGACCCGCCAGTGGGGCGACATCCTTTCCTGGGTGCGTGGCAACCACAATATGAAGTTTGGTGGTGCCCTGCAGCAAATCCGGATCACGCCGTATAACTATCGCGGTCTGTACCCGGTGCTTGCGTTCGGTTTCAACGGCGCACCTGCTACCGGATACAACATGGTGGCTGCTGATTTTCCGGGTGGAGTGCAGAGCAACACCTCCATCACGGAAGCGAACCAGTTGCGTTCGTTCCTTTCTGGGTACGTGCAAACCGTCGACCAGCGCTTCCAGGTGCAGTCCACGGATTCTGGTTTCGTCCCCGGGTATCCCAATATCCGTAACGTGATCTTGAACAACTGGAGTTTCTTCGGGACCGATACCTGGCGCCTGCGGCCGAACTTTACTCTCACGGCCGGCCTGCGGTGGGATTACTACAGCCCGCTCAGTGAACGTGACAACCTGCAGCTAACTCCTATCCCCGGCAGCGGACAGACGATGCAGCAGGCGTTGGTGGATCCGACTACGCAAGTCGGATTTGTCAGCGGCCAGTACTGGAACAAGGACTTGAACAACTTCGCTCCCAACGTGGGAATCGCGTGGGATCCGTGGGGCAATGGCAAGACCTCGATCCGTGCAGGCTACACCCTGGCATTCATCACGGAAGATAACGTTCGCTTCGGGCAGGGCACCCTTGACGGCAACGCCGGCCTCCAGAGCGATGGCGAATTGGTAAACCAGTTCTTCACCGCAAGCGGCACCCTCCCAACGCCAAGCGTCACTTACAAAGTGCCGCGCACGTTGGCTGACCAGTTGGCGCTCTCTCCATCCGGAACGGTTTCCGGTATCAACCCGGACACCAGAAACCCGTATGTGCACGAAATCCAGTTCGGTATCACGCGTGAAGTTGGCCTGAACACCGCGATTGAAGTTCGGTACGTAGGGACCCTCGGACGGGAACTGAACCGCTCGATCAACTTGAACCAGCTTGATATATCGCGCAGCTCAGCGTTTATTGCCGACTACAACCGGGCCCGGAACAATTACTTCAATTGCTCCGGAACATTGAACGCGACAACCACGTCTTGTGCGGCGGCGCAGCCGTTGCAGTTGTTGAACACCGCGAGCTGGGGCAGTTTGACCTCCACCACGGTAATCAACGCTGTGCGCGATCGTGCCATCGCCGATCTGGCCAACTTCTACATTGCGAGTGCCTCGGCGGCCGTTCGTGCCAACGCTCGTGCAACCTTCCTCCCGAATTCGGGAATCTACGAAGCGCTCTACGGCTACAACGGATCGACAACGGATTACCATTCGATGCAGATGGAAGCCCGCCGCCGGTTCACGAGCGGTTTCGGCGCGCAGTTGAATTACACCTTCAGCAAGTTGTTGTCGGACGCTCTGGGCACAGGTCAGACCCGCCAGGATGTGTTCCTCGACAACGCGCGTCCTTACCTCGATCGTGGCCGTTCGGAATACGACATCCGCCACGACATCAAAGCCAACTTCACCTACGAGCTGCCGTTTGGGCATGGCAAGAGGTTCGGCTTTGCGAATGGAATCCTGGATCGTCTAATCAGTGGCTATCAGTTCGCCGGCATTATCAAATGGCAGAGTGGCTTCCCGCTGACGATCGCATCCAACCGTGGAACCTTCAACCGCGCGGGCCGTTCGAGCGGAAACAACACTGCTAACTCCACCCTTACGGTAGATCAGATCAAGGATTTGTTCGGCATCTACCGCAAAGGCAATTCCTTCTACTACATCGATCCGGGCGTGCTGAACCCGTCTGGCTCCTTGGCGAACACAGCTGTTGGAAGTGAAACCCTTGCGGGTGGCAATACCGCAGGTTTCGCCACCCAGAAGTTCTTCAATCCGGATCCGCTACAGGTCGGCACGTTACCGCTTCGCGGCTTTGACGGTCCCGGCATCTTCAACATGGATGCCTCTTTGCTGAAGAGAACGAGGATCACCGAGCGGTTCACAAATGAATTGAGAATTGACCTGTTCAACTTCTTCAACCATTCGACGTACTACCTGTCAGGAACGGCACAAAGCATCAACTCGAGCTCGTTCATGCGCCTTTCCGATTACCAGGGACCGCGCATTATCCAGCTCGGAGCACGTTTGACCTTCTAG